The Candidatus Micrarchaeia archaeon DNA window GTTTTTGCAGATACTCCGCAATCAATATGGTCTCCAATTTTTAATCCTTCTGTTGCAGGTAAAACTGAAATATCTCCATTTTCAAATAATATTTCCATTAATAATGATTGATGTCCTGGGTCATCTAAAAATCCAATTATTTCTCCCCTTATTGAAGATTCTTTTTCAAGAGCATCATAATTTCTAAATCCTGTTCTTGCTTTAAATCTATGACTTGGTGCTTTGTATGCTGGACTTCCTTTCCCTCTTTTTTGTTGTGTTAGTCGTTTACCCATATATTACACCATCTTTAATTTAGCAGCTATATCATCTGCTCTGAATTTTTCATTTAATTTAATAAATGCTTTTTTCTCTCCTTTTATTGAATGTAAAACATTTACTTTATCAACTTTTACCCCATACATTTCTTCAATCTCTTTTTTTATTTGTTCTTTTGTTGCATCTTTATCTACGACAAAAGTTAATATATTTTGAACTTCCATCAAGCCAACGGCTTTTTCTGTTGATATTACATATTTTAAACATTCCATAAATATCACATTTTTTCTAATTCTTTTAATGCATTTTCTGTATAGCAAGTTAATCTTCCAGGAGTTGTTCCTGGTGCTAATAATTCTACTGTTAATTTATTTGCTGATACTACATCTAATCCAGAAATATTTTTTGCAGAATTTAATAATTTTGAATCATCAGACACAACAATCAAAGCAGTTTTTGGAATCTTTTTTCCTCCTTTTCTTGTTGTTCTTCTTTTTGTGTTTTTACCTCTCTTTAAATCTTCTTCACATATAATATTTAGTATACTATTAATTTCTTTTGTTTTTTTAATATTTTCAAATGCAGCATCTAATATTATTGGTGCGATTTCTGTTTTATGTCCTCTTTCTTTAACAATTTCTAATTGGGCAGTTGCAGCTATTGCACTTTTTAATGCTTTTTGATATTCTTTTTTATTCATTCTTTCAACTATTACTTTTTCTGTTTTTGGGGGATGAGCTCTTCTTCCTCCTTTTGAAAATGGAACTACTTTAACTGCTCCCCATTTTCCTTTTGGTCTAATTTCTCTTGGAAGCATTGCTTGTCCTCTATTTTTTAATGAACCATAAGCTTCTTTTCTTCCTCTATATCTTGCAGAAGTTTCTAATCCAGCCCATTTATAATTTCCTTTTGGTTGGAATTTTTTTGATTGTTCAGATAAAACTGCTCTTTTAATTAAGTCTTTTCTAACTTTTTCTTTAAAGACCTTTGGCAGTTCAACTTCTTTAATTTTTTTACCATCAATTCCAAACATATTTGCTTTCATTAATTTTCACCTATTGTTGTGATTTTTGAGATATATATGAGATATTTGGTGCAATCATTGGTGCATCTTTTTTTCTCACAGATTTTCTTAATCTTATTAATCTTTTTTTAGGTCCAGCTGTGGATCCTTTTAATATAATATAATCATTATTAATAATACCATAATTAACAAACCCCCCTTTTGGGATTATTTTTGTTGAATCTTCTTGTTTTCCAATTTTTATTATTCTTTTATTTATTTCAGTTCTTTTGTGGTATCCGGTTTGTCCAGCTCTTGGTACAGTATAAGTTACAAATCCCATACCCATTGTACCCAAAGGACCACCATGTCTTCTCTTTGCTGTTTGTTTTCTATTTCTTAATCTAACACCAAATCTTTTAACAACACCTTGCCATCCTTTTCCTTTTGTAATTGCTACTATATCTACAATTTCTCCATCTTTAAAAACTTCATTAGCTTTCAATTGTTTTCCTAAAATACTTTGTATATATTCTAATTTTTTATTTTTGTCTTCTCCCCCTAATCCAATCTCCATTCTTTCTAATTTTTTCTTTCCTATAGAGCTTACAGAATTAGGGTCAACAAAAACTAATACAGATACATCATCAAAATCAGAAGGAATTTCTTGTTTTTTCTTTTCCTTTATTCTTTTATTAAATTTCAATTTTTTTAAGATATTTTCGTCTTCAGTTAAAAAATCAGAAACAACATTTTCATTTTTATAAAATCTCATCGCAAAAACAGTTATTGGTGGTGTTTCAATAATTGTTACTGGGGTAAATACTTCTTTTCCTTTTTTATGTGATTTAGTATCATCTATATATAATATATGAGTCATACCTGCTTTATACCCTGCAAATCCAAGTAATTTTACTTCATCAATCTTTGGCCATGCGTTAACACTAGGCATTTGTCTTTCTGAACGTTTTCTTGGCCTGAAGGCCATAGAACCTTTTCTTGGTCTGTTATGTTTAGCCATTTAATTAACTCCTAAAAATTGAATAAGTTTCAATTTTGGAAATGATTCAACCGCTAAAACCTCTTTTTCAGAGGTAAAATTGCGACGAGTGTCACTCCCTGTCTAATAAAACAAGGAGAAGTAGATTTTATATATACATAACCATTTAAATAACTTTCTATTTCTTTTTAAAATTTGGATACGCAAAGATATTTAAATATTAATTAAAAAATTTTTTTTATGGTAACAAAAAAAACAAAAAGAAAAAATAATGTAAAAAAAGCACCAGTATTGCCTTTAGGACAATTTGAAATGCTTAAACGAGAAGTTGTTTTAGCAGGTTTTTTTGTAATGGCCACAGGATTAATTTGGTTTTTTACTTCAGCAGGTTATTTTGATATAACTGGGTTTGAAGTAGCAGGACCATTTATAATAATAGTATTGGGTTTCTTAATTGCAATTTCTAGTGCTAAAAAATAAAATCAGGTGTTGTTATGAAGAAAGTTTTGATATGCGATAACTTAAAGAAAGCGGAGCTTAAAAATATTTTAGAAGCAGATCCATATGATGAAATAAATTTTTCCAAATTAGGATTTACTTTAA harbors:
- the rpl2p gene encoding 50S ribosomal protein L2 (one of the primary rRNA-binding proteins; required for association of the 30S and 50S subunits to form the 70S ribosome, for tRNA binding and peptide bond formation); translated protein: MGKRLTQQKRGKGSPAYKAPSHRFKARTGFRNYDALEKESSIRGEIIGFLDDPGHQSLLMEILFENGDISVLPATEGLKIGDHIDCGVSAKT
- a CDS encoding 50S ribosomal protein L23, yielding MECLKYVISTEKAVGLMEVQNILTFVVDKDATKEQIKKEIEEMYGVKVDKVNVLHSIKGEKKAFIKLNEKFRADDIAAKLKMV
- the rplD gene encoding 50S ribosomal protein L4 codes for the protein MKANMFGIDGKKIKEVELPKVFKEKVRKDLIKRAVLSEQSKKFQPKGNYKWAGLETSARYRGRKEAYGSLKNRGQAMLPREIRPKGKWGAVKVVPFSKGGRRAHPPKTEKVIVERMNKKEYQKALKSAIAATAQLEIVKERGHKTEIAPIILDAAFENIKKTKEINSILNIICEEDLKRGKNTKRRTTRKGGKKIPKTALIVVSDDSKLLNSAKNISGLDVVSANKLTVELLAPGTTPGRLTCYTENALKELEKM
- a CDS encoding 50S ribosomal protein L3 codes for the protein MAKHNRPRKGSMAFRPRKRSERQMPSVNAWPKIDEVKLLGFAGYKAGMTHILYIDDTKSHKKGKEVFTPVTIIETPPITVFAMRFYKNENVVSDFLTEDENILKKLKFNKRIKEKKKQEIPSDFDDVSVLVFVDPNSVSSIGKKKLERMEIGLGGEDKNKKLEYIQSILGKQLKANEVFKDGEIVDIVAITKGKGWQGVVKRFGVRLRNRKQTAKRRHGGPLGTMGMGFVTYTVPRAGQTGYHKRTEINKRIIKIGKQEDSTKIIPKGGFVNYGIINNDYIILKGSTAGPKKRLIRLRKSVRKKDAPMIAPNISYISQKSQQ